From a region of the Blastocatellia bacterium genome:
- a CDS encoding DUF433 domain-containing protein, which produces MEEQQLLDRITLNPKVMVGKPVIKGTRLTVEYILNLLAYGATVKDILEEYEGLTQEDIQACFLFATKSLEDTTFMPLAVEAT; this is translated from the coding sequence ATGGAAGAGCAACAATTACTTGATCGGATTACCCTGAACCCCAAAGTCATGGTCGGGAAGCCAGTCATAAAAGGAACCCGGTTGACGGTTGAATATATCCTGAACTTGCTGGCTTATGGTGCGACTGTAAAAGATATATTAGAAGAATACGAAGGACTCACACAGGAAGATATTCAGGCTTGCTTCTTATTTGCGACCAAGTCTTTGGAAGACACCACCTTTATGCCCTTGGCGGTGGAGGCCACGTAA
- a CDS encoding DUF5615 family PIN-like protein, with amino-acid sequence MRFLVDECTGPKVARWLRGQGHNVFSVYEQARGMDDEAIIVKAFDENWVLITNDKDFGEKVYREHRPHRGVIFLRLKDERASNKVETLRRLLEAYADRLPDCFVVVSEIRVRFAKN; translated from the coding sequence GTGCGTTTCCTTGTCGATGAGTGTACAGGGCCCAAAGTAGCGAGGTGGTTGAGGGGGCAGGGACATAATGTCTTCTCCGTTTATGAACAAGCACGCGGAATGGATGACGAGGCAATTATCGTAAAGGCCTTTGACGAGAACTGGGTTCTGATTACCAATGATAAGGACTTCGGAGAAAAGGTTTACCGAGAGCACCGACCACACCGAGGCGTTATTTTCTTGCGCTTGAAAGACGAAAGAGCAAGCAACAAGGTGGAGACTCTCCGGCGACTATTGGAAGCATACGCTGACCGACTTCCTGATTGCTTCGTAGTTGTCTCTGAGATAAGAGTCCGTTTTGCCAAGAATTGA